Within the Plectropomus leopardus isolate mb unplaced genomic scaffold, YSFRI_Pleo_2.0 unplaced_scaffold12821, whole genome shotgun sequence genome, the region ttatttttacttaaattttttattactattcCTATCTCTCTATTTAAATGtcattatctttattattttatttttattttttcattttttttttttatctttattggTCCTCTTTATCATCATGtaaagaggtgttttttttctgtatttatccattaatttttacttttaaaaaatgtatcactaTTACCATCTCtctatttaaatttaattgttatctttattacttttattgatcatatattttttttaattaatcaattttaatgTAGATTTTTGTATCATTATATTGTCATtatatgatattttattattgccTTTATCGGACCTCTATATCTTCATGCACAGaggtatttatttatgcatattTACTCATAAAGAAATGGGCATTTAAACTAAGACACTGAGCATGCCCTgaaattttcaataaataacACAGTTGCAGGAGACAATTTCACAACAGGGCAGCTGTGGTTATATTTTACAGGAAAGAGGGGGTTTTCCAGACTTACGAGGAAAGTTTCTTAGTGAGCAGACGGCTGCTCCACGTGTTGGGGGAGCTTGGACACGGGTCAACTGGAGGCTCGAGCTCACGAGACAGCTCATAGCTTcaggagacaaaaagagaaatgaagaaatgatgAAAACTTTTCCAATCCACCTGAGTGTCGTTATTTTGCATTACAGTGGTGTTAGCGTGTTGGTGTTTATCTCACCTCTCCTGGTCTGTGAGCAGTGTGTGCGCCTGCAGCCAGGCGGTCATATGAGGGTTTACTGGGAGGTTATAGTGGGAGCACGAAGCCTGA harbors:
- the LOC121963845 gene encoding ral guanine nucleotide dissociation stimulator-like 3, which codes for SFSSGVVPYLGTYLTVLTMLDTALADTVEGGLINFEKRRREFEILSQIRQLQASCSHYNLPVNPHMTAWLQAHTLLTDQESYELSRELEPPVDPCPSSPNTWSSRLLTKKLSS